The nucleotide window tttctaaagtccatagactccaaatcttgttcctgttccacgttggttccaatctccgggatctcctctctcacagggacccctattccagtctccagggtcacctctctcacagggacccctgttccaatctccggggtctcctctctcacagggaccccttccagggtcacctctctcacagggacccttatatctttaatctcctgcttcattttactcaattcaattttcattatctcaatctcatccattattttctgaaacatagttatttccagattttcagccactttcttaattgccattttaaaagaaaaatataggaaaaccacttcttatttcagcaacaattgggttaatactccaaacttggtgacatcacagtataaacagagcagacagccttatctctccaatagttaagtaaacaaaatgcagttcccaggatcgaaacaattaatggcaatcgtcaagaaacagattcgtcaaaataaaatagaccaaaaagagagtagtctcaaaacagtataatatttttcaaaataaaaatctggaatagaaatccctcttctgtgtatatctttagaatgcaaatccaggacagctttttgcaacaaaaacagagataagctattaattagtgcgtagcagagagaagttatggctccccagtgagatgtcaaaaactgatcaatctggcaaatctcttttaaacagcaacaatttaagtcaagtaaaagaaaaatatagaaagaagggtgcttgcctgttagtgcgttctctcttagaagataaggtgaacgttcgctttatcagatagagcttgctgttaaaaatccgtcccaccttcgtcggctggacctcgtcccataaattaatgagatctggtcgtcccaacaaaaataggctttgaggttaatctcttcgtttctccctacccgggagaagtttaatcagtcaaaaaaaaaaagaaaaaactgactgatatatctgaataagcttcttttgaggcaggagcccgtctcaaaagcaggcacaggctaagtcacccttcccggaagtcgcttaGGATAATTTTCAAGGACCAACTTATTTCTGACAAGAATAAGATTCCATTGGGACTGCAACTTTAAAGACGAATGATTTTGTTTTGACTGTGCCTCATATAAAACATCCATCCAGGGATCCTGGCAAGGGATGTAAGGCGTTGGAATAGGGAGAGGGGAAGTGTCCTGTGTCGTCTTTTTAAATTGTAATGTAACAGCTCGTGAGTCATCATCTGGAATTGTTTTAGTGCACTCCTTTTCAGTGCGTTTTGTTTgactctgttttgttttagttCGTTTCTCTTCATCCAGATTGTCTAGTAAGTTAAAGAGTCTCTTAAAATTCATCCCATTATTGCGTGACAGTTTTTTTGATTTCATGTTTTTGgtcttttttgttttgcaaatcGGGCGACGTCTCTTAGTCTGGGCAGTTTTCTGTTGGTTGGCAACTATGTGACCTGAAGATTTATCCATGTGCGTCTGGGTAATAGGCAAGGCTGTTGTTTGAAGAGCTTTTTGTAAAGTGACTACCGTTGTTAAAAGTGAGTTGCATTCGATCATATAGACTTTTATATGTTCAAGGTCTGTTGCCAACATTAGAAGCCAACCTCTCAGAGACAGGCCATTGATATCCTCCTTTAAGATTGGATAGGGTGTAGTATCATCCAAAACAAGGGTATCCTGTTGTTGCAAATTTTTGTTAGGTGGAGCTTCATTTTCCTTAGCACAGGGTAGGGAAACAGTTGGCTCTGGATGGCACTCATATAACTTTCCCATTTTCACTTGAGAGATTGCATTCAGAAAGTTGTTTTGATAAGGAACAGCTGGGCACAACGTTTCCCCTTTAAGGATTGTAGATGGAGTTAAGGTTGTAGATGTTTGGTTGTCTGCCTGTGCTATTTCTTCAGCCAAGTTCGTTATCGGCAAATCACTTTTCAGGCTATGAGAGAAGCCTTTAAGTGGTAAAGACCAGTCCATTTGAGGATATGTGGTTTGTTGGCAAAATTGTCCAGCTcgcatttgggatagaggtatAAAATATTTGGTAATTGTTTGTTGCCCCTTAATCTTGTGGGAAGAAACTACGTTCGGATGGGATGACGAAGAGGGGATCTGTATTGTcttattctttttcttctttggctTTGGCTTGTCATTTTCAGTTAAGCACtccaagggaggagggggaattaGAGTTTTCCTCACATTTCTTGTCAATACCATTACGTCTTATCTCAACTATGTTGTCTGAGAGAAGACAAGGTAATGAAGGAAATGGCATCAAAGTGAGGCAGTTAATCGCCAAGATTCTTCTTTTATGCGTGGGCGTAAAGTAAGGAAAAGAGGTCATAAAGAGTCTTTATCTTCTAAGACGAAAAATTATAGCTTGAAAGTGCAAGTTTTAGagttgaaaaatatatttaaGGAGTAAATTTACTGCCGCTACCTAGATAGAGACGAAGAGCTCACCAAACGCTGCTAACCGGAACCGGAAccccccccttcacaaactatacttcccaggattctttcggggaagccatgactgtctaaagtgaaatagtgGTGtggtggtgtggccccctgattaggcaaacccagcagcggtgagtctggcttttagaacacttgacagttggttcttactgagcatgcccaacattatcattgagttcaagccaaaatttcttaaattaattaaaaatcagccagacattttttaaactttaaaactgcagaagatgaaggtcagagtatgggtcaagctcagtaataggattacagatactctgtgaacatggctgatttttaattaatttcaacaaattatctgacagaaaaaagtccaaaaggagtctgggggttttctttctctttttacacattGAACTTCCAATTCTCTCTTACTCTTTTGCGTATCACCATGCAAATGTAGAAGGTTgtcaagcaagtgtttctgagtttaggactatacgttttgtaaggttttgttttgaaatgaccttatgggatgtatcagaatggcattggggtattttcaatttagcattgcggaatgcaaaaaaatccatgccgagtatagtatacaaccactcttgtggctgtataatatcagaGCAATGGACTGAAGGAAAGGAAGGGACAGGAAGAAGAAGGTTTGCTTATAGATGGGCAAAATAACTAATGTCCTTCCTTTTGGTCTCACTAACACTCATTTGTAGCTCCATTCCCATTGTGTGGCATTGCATCCCATTCTGTCTAATTCTGTACCATTACACACATTTTGTAAGTAGTTTTCTGCACTTGTTACAGGAAACACACATTTGTGCCTTAAATAACACAGTTTTTAAAGCATTCACCAGCAAAATATGCATCtgttatatatatctatatctatatctatctatatctatatctatatctatatatatctgtcCACTTTTAACACTACTAAAtacattgcaaaatgcagagaagtgtgcAAACTGATTGGGGCTTGTGTTCCAATCAGTAAGCAAGTTTAAGTATGTCAGACAGAATCACCAAATGAATTCTCCCTCCATCCCTAGGTTCAGTGTTAAAACAAGATTCcctgttcttctttatatgtgGGGAGAACTTGCTTATATATGATGGTAATTATATTTCTTGGACTCTAATTTGTATTTCTATTCCTAATATCAATTGGTCTAACATCTTCTTGAGTTGCTGATGATTTTATGTTgtcctgttgtttttaaatacattatATTGGATTTTTATTATGTTACCTACCTTGGGAATTTTTGAATGGAATGTTCAGACATGGTGCAACAATTTTGATAAAGACTAAGAAGTTAATGGAAGCGATGCAATTGAATCTGGTTTTGGTCCTCAGTCACTACTCTATGCTAGCTcaattatatttttctttttcttattcccTCAACTGCTAAATCTATTGGCTCTCAGGAGAGATAAACAAAAATACTGAGATATTTCAGTAAACTTCAAACAAGCACCCAATCAGACTGAAAGAAAGTGTAGAGGAcatctctcagtcccaacaccttcgcaagcgtgaTTGGTGGGGCCCTAtctctagggccttctcggtggctgcccccaggttctggaactctctttctagggaagcacgaatggccccttccttgctatcctgcTGTCGgcaggcaaatacttttttattctgacaggcttttggactagaagatgtttaagatagggcttcataaggtctgttgtattgttctatggtcctattcttaatgttttaaattgttttagtatcttaagtgtatgtttcatgattttaatgttacgaatagtttaattctgtttcaattgcatatttttgtatgttttttacctatgtgtagtttttatttgtaagccgccctgagttccagttttggaaaaagggcagggtaaaaataaagaatcattcattcattcattcattgcactCATTTTATATTAATTTACtagatctgttgttgtttttaaaaatctttccaTCTCCCCCATGAATTATTAACATATACTTTTGGAACCATTAAAGACATTTTTTGTTCCAGATGAATTTTATCTTCAGTCCATGCAAGGCAGAGCTTCAGCAAGAAGGTGGAATACATTACAGAGAACAAAGTGAGAAAACCACTGTTCTTGTGATATTTGGTTTTTCTGCTGCTAAGCAGCCCAGTCCAAAGAAGGTATGCTTTGTTTCTCAGCAATAGTGGTCCATTGACATTTGCCACCCTAAGCTCTTTAGTATCACCTCTACAAAACTGGCCGTTTAACATATAGCATCCTGCCTCTGGTCATGGCTGgttcaaaacagcataaagatCTTCAGGCCTTAATAGTGCCAAAAGATCAGTCACCCAAACACTGCTGCCATTGTGACTTTGCACAGTTCAGCCATGAGGGCTGCGAGCagtgtaaaataattttaaaagaattgAATGGCCCACCTCATTCAGGTAAAAAGACCCCTCTGAGATACCTTGCCTTACTCAATGTACCCTAAAATTCTACAGCCAGCACTGCATACCTTGTATCATTTTGAATAAAGTTCACAGAACATAAAGGGAGCTGTATTTCTGTCATATTACAGGAAAACAGCTGAAAGATATTGAGTAGGTTTATTTCTCTCATGCCTGATATTTGAACCTGGAGATCTAGACAGTTTTGGAGATTTAAGCACCCTGGGTTGCTCTTCCCTTCTGTAAACTGAACACTGACGTGTGAGCGGTTCATAATCTATGCTTTTGCTTAATGCATTTGTAGatattacaatttattttattattgttgtaggGAGATGAACTTTTTTGTCacttcttttttgaaaaatagtGAGGCATTTAGTAGCCAATTTCTTCAGAGGTGCTCATTTTTATAAAGGATTTCAAGTAGTAGGAGATACAGCAGAAGGAGCTAGCTATGGTGTTATGCCTGCAAAGCCTTGGTTACATGCATATGGAAAAGGCTCTGGCCAGTAGTGGATGGTGAGGTGGAGTGGAGATACTTACCTGATCACCTGGCAAGTGAATCACTGCTTCTTACTGGGAGAGAGGGGAGGCAATGGTGAGATTGGCACAGtgtaaaatgttatttttaagatgttaagGAAAGATGCTATCTTAAAGGATCTCATCATCATTGTCTGATATCATTGCCAACATTTGTTATTGTGCTGAGCAAAATATTGCAATATATTGCATATAAAGCAGACATAGCTAACATTATTACATTCTGATTCAATCAACTATTTAGTCTATTTGATCAACTATGTGAGTTTGCAGAATGAATTCTTCAAAGGAGTGTGTGTCTTTGGTTGGGACAGTCTCTTCTGAAAACTCTTCATTGTTCTTCTTGTAATTTCTCAGATGTTTCAGCCAAACAAGAACCTCCAAATTCACACCATTTCACTTGAAATGtcattaaaatacatttataataataataattaaaagttCATTTGAAATGCAACTGTTAAGGTGTGCATACAGCATTTTCACAGTTTTAAATATTGCCAGTATTATTCAGCATTACTTTTCATATGACCCACTATCACTATCACTGCCAATGTATTTCCAGAATTTTGCTTATTCTTGTTTGTTTTCTAGATGGAAGACGACATAGTCTTGGAGAAATTAAATTATACAGAAGTAACAACTTTCATCATTGCTGGATTCACAGGTACCAAGAAGTTACAAGTTATATACTTCATAATATTCCTTCTCATTTATCTCCTTACTCTTTCGGGAAACATCATCCTGCTCATCACACTAAAGACAGAGTCAAGTCTCCACACACCTATGTACTTCTTCCTGAGCAACCTTGCTGTCCTGGAGATTGGTTATACCTCAGTCACTCTCCCTAAACTTCTAGCAATATCCTTAGGAAGAGCTAAGGCTATCTCTCTTACAGCATGTCTTGCACAGTcatatttcttcttctttctggGTTCCACAGAGTGTTTCCTACTTGCTGTCATGGCTTATGATCGTTATGTGGCCATATGCAACCCACTGAGATACCCAATACTGATGTGCAACAAAATATGTGTCTACTTAGCCTTAGGTTCCTGGGTGACTGGATTCCTAAATCCTTGCCCATCTACCATCTTAGTTAGCAGGCTGCACTTCTGTGGCAACATCATCAACCATTTCTTCTGTGATGTCCCACCACTGCTCAGCCTGTCATGTACTAACACCTACATCAGCAGAACCATCATCTTCATCAATTCAGCAGTCATAGTATTAGGCACTTTTCTGTTGACCATGCTTTCTTATGCCTGCATCCTGGCAACCCTTCTGAGAATGTCTTCAACAAAGGGACGGCAGAAGGCCTTTTCCACCTGCACTGCCCACCTGACTGTAGTAACACTCTACTATGGAACAGTAATCTTCATATATGTCAACCCTGCAGGCCAGCACTCAATGGAAACTAACAAGGTGGTCTCTTTTATCTATAGTGTGGTAACCCCTATGCTCAACCCAGTCATCTACAGTCTGAGAAATGAAGATGTCAAAAAAGCTTTGGAAAAAATGATTTTTAGGAGATTCTGTCTTGGAAAACAAACATCTCAGATACAGAAGCATGGGTTTAGCGGAGGTTAATACTTTATAAAAGTTGGCTCAACAATATTCCAAAATCTACCTTTCATTGGGTAATTTCAGTCTACTAAAAGGGGTTTAGCTGAATGGATGAAAAGTGATCCAAGGAAAACATGGATAAAGACTTGTCATTTATTGTCTATATTGTAACTAGAATTAAATACTTTTACACTTATATACAGTATTTGGCAACTTCTATGGAACGCCTAGGGAATTGTCTGTCAAAGCACAGAATAGCCTGAGATCTGCTTAGCTTGATCAAGGAAAAAGTATTGTTTGCTTAATAAACCATCTCCAAGCTTTGGTAGAGTACAAAATGTAAAATATATTTGTAATAATTTTAATGGCTAAGTTGCATTTGCCAATGTTTTTGCCCCTTGGGCACGTTAGCAAACCTGAAATCCGTTGTGGACACCACAACCAAACACACATCACAGCCTATTCTAATGCCTGCAATAGAATTCTTATTTCACATCTAATTTTAACATGAGGAAGAGACCCTGTGGGCACTGCAGAAGGTATATGTCGATGTCTGATGGGCTGAGCTCAGATTGGTGGGTCACAAGTCATACAGGCTTGAGAAATCTAGACTGCTATGGgaaccactactactactacatggcTCATCTCTCCATTACTATTAATGTCATGGTCTGACACAAGGCTCCTAGTGGTCCTGGGGATCCTGGTCATCTGCTCCACACCATCTTGGTTTCTATTCACAGCCTTTCCTCAACTTTGCAGATCCTTCTTTTTCTGTAGATGTTCAGTGATCAGTGAAACTTCAGTTGTCTGTGACCTGCTTGAGGATGAAGCCAGTGTAGCCATGCATATTATGTACATTAAAGAGATATGATTCAGTGTGGTGTATGTTGCCCAATTTTGGTCAATATGGTTTTTCTGCTTGCATACT belongs to Rhineura floridana isolate rRhiFlo1 chromosome 11, rRhiFlo1.hap2, whole genome shotgun sequence and includes:
- the LOC133367857 gene encoding olfactory receptor 5AR1-like, giving the protein MITFGSIKKREPMNYTGQHGRNHYIVDHAGSSAVKMNFIFSPCKAELQQEGGIHYREQSEKTTVLVIFGFSAAKQPSPKKMEDDIVLEKLNYTEVTTFIIAGFTGTKKLQVIYFIIFLLIYLLTLSGNIILLITLKTESSLHTPMYFFLSNLAVLEIGYTSVTLPKLLAISLGRAKAISLTACLAQSYFFFFLGSTECFLLAVMAYDRYVAICNPLRYPILMCNKICVYLALGSWVTGFLNPCPSTILVSRLHFCGNIINHFFCDVPPLLSLSCTNTYISRTIIFINSAVIVLGTFLLTMLSYACILATLLRMSSTKGRQKAFSTCTAHLTVVTLYYGTVIFIYVNPAGQHSMETNKVVSFIYSVVTPMLNPVIYSLRNEDVKKALEKMIFRRFCLGKQTSQIQKHGFSGG